Genomic DNA from Streptomyces sp. NBC_01571:
GCATCGTCCAGCCGCGTGCTGCTGACCAACGGCGCATCGGCCTGCAACGTGTACTGGCAGATCGGGAGTTCGGCCACCCTCGGCACCACCTCCACGTTCGTGGGCACCCTGATGGCCCTCACCTCGATCAGCGTGACCACCGGCACGAACATCGAGGGCCGGGCCCTGGCCCGCAACGGCGCCGTGACCCTCGACAGCAACAAGATCTTCCTCAACAACTGCGCGACCACCACCACCGGCGGCACCACCACCGGCACGACCACCAGCGGTGGCCTGATCACGGGTGGCCTGGTCAGTGGCGGCCTCCTGGGCGGACCCGTCGTCAGCGTCACCAGCGGTGACACCTCGGGCAACATCGCCGGCAACACGTCCGGGAACACCGCGGGCAACACCGCCGGGAACACCACCTCCGGGAACACCCAGGGCAACACCGCCGGGAACGGCACCGCCGGAAACACCGTCGGCGGCAACACCACCGGCGGATCCGGACACGGCGGAAAACCCGAAAAGCCGCACCACCACAACAAGCCCGCCCGCCCGCACCACGACGAGAAGCCCCACCACGGCGAGAAGCCCCACCACGGCGAGAAGCCCCAGCACGGGCACGACATGGACCACGGCAAGCCCTCCTACGGCGAGCAGCCCGAGGAGAACTACGGCTACGCCGACGTCCCCCACGGCCGCGAGGCCGCCCTCGACTACGCCAAGGGCTACGAGGGCTAGACGACACCCCGCAGTGAATCCGCTCAGCGGATGACGGCGCGCGGCGGAATCCTCACCGATCCCGCCGCGCGCCGCCGGTGACAGTCCGAAAAAGTGGCCAGACATGAGTAGCTGATATGAGAAAGACAGGGTGGGCGGTGTCGAGCGGAATTGAACCAGCGGACGTGAAGGAACTCCCGCACTCCGATTCCGGCCCGGCCGCACAGGAATGTCCTGACGACGTGCCCACGCCGGCCAAGACGTCGAAGAGGGCTCGGGTACTGAAAGCAGGGATGTCCGCCGCAGTGGTCCTGTGTGTGGCGACGACTCTCGTCCATGTCGTCCTGGTGTTCCTTCACGTCGCACCTGCCAACACCGTCTCCAAGCGATACAACCCGTTGATCA
This window encodes:
- a CDS encoding ice-binding family protein — encoded protein: MKLKFPQAARGRNLSGLLASALAATVAATMVALTPTQAMAIATPVPLATAASFSVLSGQGVMNTGPSVLSHDLGTSPNPAITGFPPGVVLGAVHPADAVALQAKSDLVTAYNQAAGQATDFALPAAITTGTTLIPGVYTATSGVGLTGDLILDAGGNPNAVWVFQIPEALTTASSSRVLLTNGASACNVYWQIGSSATLGTTSTFVGTLMALTSISVTTGTNIEGRALARNGAVTLDSNKIFLNNCATTTTGGTTTGTTTSGGLITGGLVSGGLLGGPVVSVTSGDTSGNIAGNTSGNTAGNTAGNTTSGNTQGNTAGNGTAGNTVGGNTTGGSGHGGKPEKPHHHNKPARPHHDEKPHHGEKPHHGEKPQHGHDMDHGKPSYGEQPEENYGYADVPHGREAALDYAKGYEG